The region GAAATTGACTGCAAAGATAGGCTTTTTGCGGTAACCCGTAACGATTTAGAAGCGTGGCTAACAACGTAAACCATTGCATTTTGCACTACTTCAAATAACTTAAGCAAAGTTATAAATAATATCTGAATTTGCGCTTTAAAAAAGCATTTTTTATTAGACAGCAATCTCATTTTCAATTGGTATTTAGCAAAATAGCAAAAAAACGAGATTTATATTTGGAGAATTATAAGATATATTTATCTTTGCAAAATATTAGTCATTTGACTAAAATTGAGATATGAAAAAAAGTGTAGAACAAAAATTGATAGATGCAGCCCGTGAAGTCTTTTATGAAAAGGGCTATGACGGTGCAACCGTTCGTGATATTGCTAAAAAGGCAGAAGTCAATTTAGCACTCTTACACTATTATTTCAGGACGAAGGATAAACTTTTTGAGGTTGTTTTTCAAGATGCCTTAAATCTGCTTTTTAAGAAATTAAATAAAGCATTTACTTCTGATATAACTGTATTTGACAAAATAGAGTTAATGGTTTCAAGCTATATTACAACCGCTTCTAAGCATCCGCAGATTGCATCTTTCCTCATGCGTGAATTTTCACTTAATAGAGAGGTCGTATGGGAAGTGATTAACTCACAACCTCAAAAAAAGAGCATTATTGATAATTATGATAAATTTTTCGAGGAATTGATAGAAGCAGGGCAGAAAGGTATTATCAAAGAGCTTGATCCCAAACAATTATGCATCGACATTCTATCTTTGTCACTTTTCCCATTCATGGCAAAAGGATTTCTTGTCAGCTTTCTATACCCTGATAAAAAATCGGGATATAATAGTATGATTAAAGAAAGAACAGAACACGTAAGTAATCTAATTATTAGTAACATAAAAAAATAATTTTTTTACCCAAATTTAGTCAAATGACTAATAATATAACAAAACAAAAATATAAACAATAAAACTTAGAAATATGAGAACATTTAAGTCAGGGATATTATTACCCATATCCTTTTTCGTTTGCCTGTCTTTAAGCAGCTGTTTAAATGACGATGATATAAAAGAGGATAAAGTTGAAGAAATTTCTCTAACCGTTGCATCTAAAACAACATCCGTAATTTCAATGGAGGAAACTGAAACAGAATATTTGATTATTAAAGAAGGCAATAAATGGAGCTATCTGCCTAACGGTTGGATTGAGGGTTTTACATATGAATTGGGCTTTGAATATAATCTTAAAGTAAGAAAGGTTACACCCGCTAATAGTAAATACATCCAAGATGCCCCACGTAGCAACTATTATTTGCTGGAAATAGTATCCAAACTACAAAAAAAAACAGAAGTGCCTTATATAGAATAGATGTTTCAATCAAAGGCGAATGGAATATCGGTGATATTGCGTTCGTTTTTTTGCAATTAATTTAGTCATTTGACTAACAAAATAAATTAAATATGAAAATTACAATCATCAACGGAAGTCCGAGAAAGAGCGGTTCTACCGCCAAAATTCTAAAAAAAATGCAGGAGAATTTTGAAAAAAAAGAGGATGTAACTGTATCATACTACGATTTGACTGACTATTCTTTATTAGAGTGTTCAGGATGTCTGAGTTGTTATGCGAGAGGTGTATGTCATTTAAAAGACAATCTTGAGGATATAAATAATAATGTTGCTGAATCAGATGCTTTAATAATCGGTTCGCCTGTGTATGTAAGCAATGTTCCCGGAACATTAAAGAAATATATAGACCGGGGGCATTTTGTCTTGGAACAATCGCTATACGGAAAATACACGTTTGCGGTCAGTACTTATGAGATAGGAGGAAGCAGTGATGTGGTAAGTATTCTTAATAAATTATTCCGGATCTCCGGGGGCATTATATTGGGTAATCTTCAAATAAAACTCCCTTTCAATTCCAACCCTTTATCCTTACCCGGTATGGAAAAGAGGTTGGGAAAAACATCGAATCACATTTATAATTCAATTAAAGGGAAAAAAAGAAAGAAATTGATAGACAGATTATTTAACTGGTTTGCAATCCGCCATGTCATAAGACCTTATGCCGTTAAAAAGCCTAAACAATATAAAGCAGTTCTTGAAAGATGGGCAAAACTAAATATCGTATAATGAAGCTGTCGATCATTTCTGTAACTATTATAGTCGGAATATTTACGTATACGAATTTATTGAAAGGACAGGATATGATAGAATATAGGATGAACCCTGATTTGGATTGCATAAAGCCGGATTGGAAAGGGAATATTGTTATCAACGGAAAGTTTCAGAATGATACCATGCCTGAATCTGCTCCGCTTTGGGATGTGGTAAAATGGAAGTTGAGTAGGAACCCACAGCGAAAGGAGAAGAAATCAGAGATATATCATCTTCCTGTTGAAAAACTAAGCTTCCCTTTAGATAGCAACAATCAGATTATCTGGCTCGG is a window of Barnesiella propionica DNA encoding:
- a CDS encoding TetR/AcrR family transcriptional regulator codes for the protein MKKSVEQKLIDAAREVFYEKGYDGATVRDIAKKAEVNLALLHYYFRTKDKLFEVVFQDALNLLFKKLNKAFTSDITVFDKIELMVSSYITTASKHPQIASFLMREFSLNREVVWEVINSQPQKKSIIDNYDKFFEELIEAGQKGIIKELDPKQLCIDILSLSLFPFMAKGFLVSFLYPDKKSGYNSMIKERTEHVSNLIISNIKK
- a CDS encoding DUF4377 domain-containing protein, whose protein sequence is MRTFKSGILLPISFFVCLSLSSCLNDDDIKEDKVEEISLTVASKTTSVISMEETETEYLIIKEGNKWSYLPNGWIEGFTYELGFEYNLKVRKVTPANSKYIQDAPRSNYYLLEIVSKLQKKTEVPYIE
- a CDS encoding flavodoxin family protein, translated to MKITIINGSPRKSGSTAKILKKMQENFEKKEDVTVSYYDLTDYSLLECSGCLSCYARGVCHLKDNLEDINNNVAESDALIIGSPVYVSNVPGTLKKYIDRGHFVLEQSLYGKYTFAVSTYEIGGSSDVVSILNKLFRISGGIILGNLQIKLPFNSNPLSLPGMEKRLGKTSNHIYNSIKGKKRKKLIDRLFNWFAIRHVIRPYAVKKPKQYKAVLERWAKLNIV